From the genome of Salarias fasciatus unplaced genomic scaffold, fSalaFa1.1, whole genome shotgun sequence:
ctgtctgtctggttccttttcctgtttgtctgattgcacttcctgtctgtctgattCCTTTTCCTGTTAGTCTGatgccacttcctgtctgtctggttcattttcctttttgtctgattgcacttcctgtctgtctgattccttttcctgtttgtctgattgcgcttcctgtctgtctgattccttttcctgtttctctgagtccacttcctgtctgtctggttccttttcctgtttgtctgattgcacttcctgtctgtctgattCCTTTTCCTGTTAGTCTGatgccacttcctgtctgtctggttccttttcctgtttgtcttgattgcacttcctgtctgtctgattCCTTTTCCTGTTAGTCTGatgccacttcctgtctgtctggttccttttcctgtttgtcttgattgcacttcctgtctgtctggttccttttcctgtttgtctgattccacttcctgtctgtctgattccttttcctgtttgtctgattgctcttcctgtgtgtcagattccacttcctgtccgtcCGAttccttttcctgtttctctgattccacttcctgtccgtcTGATtcctttttcctgtttctctgattccacttcctgtccatcTGAttccttttcctgtttctctgattccacttcctgtctgtctggttccttttcctgtttgtcttgattgcacttcctgtctgtctggttccttttcctgtttgtctgattccacttcctgtttctgtggttcttcttcctgtgtgctTCCACTTCCTGCCTGGTGGTGGTCTCAGTTCTAACAGTCTTCcctctccgccccccccccccccccccccgcccccccccgcaGACCTCCCTGGAGgtccgcccccccctccccaccaccaccaccccaacCAGAGGCTGCCGCCGCCGGGCATGGGGGGCGACCACCCCCCGTGGGGGGGCggcccgccgcccccgccgccccctcccccgcaCGGCTTCAACGGCCACTCCCCCCACGTGCGGCAGCGGCCCCCCCCGGCCCAGGAGGACCCCAGCCTGGTGCCCAACGTGCCGTACTTCGACCTGCCGGCCGGCCTGATGGCCCCCCTGGTGCAGCTGGAGGACTCGGACTACAAGGCCCTGGACCCCAAAGACATccggctgccccccccccatgccGCCCAGCGACCGCCTGCTGGCCGCCGTGGAGGCCTTCTACAGCCCGCCGTCCCACGACCGGCCGCGCAACAGGTGACGcacctggagggggggggagggggggggctgtggTTCCACTTCCCGTCCCTctcattccacttcctgtctgtctcattTAACTTCCTATCTGCTTGGTTCCACTTCCGGTTTctctttccacttcctgtctgtttcatTCCACTTCCCGTCTGTCGCATTCTAcattctgtcattttcattctacttcctgtctgtttctttccacttcctgtttgtttctttccacttcctgtgtttctttccccttcctgtctgtttggttccacttcctgtctgtctctttccacttcctgtttgtctcatTCCACTGCCTTTCctcattccacttcctgtctattttctttccacttcctgtctgtcattCCACTTCCTATCCGTTTGGttgcacttcctgtctgtctctttccaCTCCTTGTCTGTTtggttccacttcctgtctgtctcattCCACTTAATGTCTGTTACAttccacttcctgctttttttttccacttcctgccctcattccacttcctgtttcttttgaCATCCCATCTTGTctcattccacttcctgtctgtctcattccacttcctgtctgtttctttccacttcctgtcctcacaccgtttcctgtctgtttggttgcccttcctgtctgtttcttcccacttcctgtcttgtctcattccacttcctgtctgtttctttccacttcctgtctgtctggttccacttcctgtctgtctcattccacttcctgtctgtttctttccacttcctgtctgtctcattccacttcctgtctgtctcattctacttcctgtctgtctcattccacttcctgtccgtcTGTCTCCAGTGAGGGCTGGGAGCAGAATGGTCTCTACGAGTTCTTCCGAGCCAAGATGAGAGCCCGGAGGAAGAGGGGcgtcccggagcgccgcagcaggtctgtcccggtccctacctttgcccccccccccccccccccccccccccccggtctctactaaccccccctccctccctccccccaggGGCCGGTCCTCGTCCCGGTCCAGCTCGCCGTCCTCCAAGTCGTCCCGGTCGCGCTCCTCCAGCTCGTCgcgctcctcctccggctcgcGCTCCCGCTCCCGGTCCTCCGGGTCCCGCTCCCGGTCCCGCTCGCCGGCCAAGCCGCGCcgcagcccccctccctcctcctcctcctcctcgccctcccaGCAGGCCGGCCCCCCCGCCGGGTCCTCCAAGGGGGGCCCGGACAGCCGGCTCGGGGAGGAGAACAAGGGCCACCAGCTGCTCATGAAGATGGGTAACGTGGTCTtcctccagtccccccccccccctttaacccccccacccccccagctaaactggtcctcctcctccagggtgGAGCGGTTCCGGCGGCCTCGGCGCCAAGGAGCAAGGCATCCAGGACCCCATCAAGGGGGGCGACGTCCGGGACAAGTGGGACCAGTACAAGGGGGTGGGGGTCTCGCTGGACGACCCCTACGAGAACTACCGCCGCAACAAGAGCTACAACTTCGTGGCCCGCATGAAGGCCCGGGAGGAAGGTAGGGGAGGGGTCCACCGGGTCTACATCTGGACCCGGGACCGGGTCTGAtcccacttcctgtcagtctccttccacttcctgtgtgtgtttcattccGCTTTGTCTGTTTGGTTCCTCTTCTTGTCCCTTtgacttcacttcctgtctgtgtggttgcacttcctgtctgtttggttccgtttcctgtctgtctcatccacttcctgtctgtttctttccacttcctgtctgtttggTTCCACTTCCTTTCTGCTtcattccacttcctgtctgtttcttTCCACTTCTTGTCCTCATTCCACATCCTGTCTGTTTGGttgcacttcctgtctgtttttttccatttcctgtcctcattccacttcctgtctgttttgtTGCACGTCCTGTTTGTCTcattccacttcctgtgtgttttgttccacttcctgtttgttttttccacttcctgtcctcattccacttcctgtctgtttggTTGCACTTCTTGCCTGTctcattccacttcctgtctgtctcattccacttcctgtctgttttttccacttcctgtatgtctcattccacttcctgtctgtttggTTGCCCTGTCTTCCGTCTGTCATCCCACTTCCTGCCTTTctcattccacttcctgtctgtttggTTCCACTTCCTTTCTGCTtcattccacttcctgtctgtttcttTCCACTTCTTGTCCTCATTCCACATCCTGTCTGTTTGGttgcacttcctgtctgtttttttccatttcctgtcctcattccacttcctgtctgttttgtTGCACGTCTTGTTTGTCTcattccacttcctgtgtgttttgttccacttcctgtttgttttttccacttcctgtcctcattccacttcctgtctgtttggTTGCACTTCTTGCCTGTctcattccacttcctgtctgtctcattccacttcctgtctgttttttccacttcctgtatgtctcattccacttcctgtctgtttggTTGCCCTGTCTTCCGTCTGTCATCCCACTTCCTGCCTTTctcattccacttcctgtttgtttggttgCGCATCCTGTttctttccacttcctgtctgtctcattccacttcctgtctgtctcgtTCCACTTCCTGCCCTTctcattccacttcctgtctgtttggtagcacttcctgtctgtctcattGCTACACCACATGCTCTTCTTGTTCCAGTGAACCGGGAACCCCAGGAGCCCCCCCAGACCGactgaggcaggaggaggactggaagAGAGTCCTGATCCCGGTCTGGATCCAGACCAGGATCCAGACCAGGATCCAGACCaggatccagaccaggaccgCCACAGAAAAAtccggctgtttttttttctactgtttttgtctttatgtcAATAAAATCCTACAAGACCCTGAAATGTGTACAATTAATCTAGAACCTGGACCTGTAGGCCTGGACCACCTAGACCTGGACCACCTAGACCTGTAGACCTGGACCACCTAGACCTGTAGATCTAGAATTGTAGACCTGGACCACCTTGACCTGTAGACCTGGACCACCTAGACCTGTAGATCTAGACCTGTAGAGCTGGACCACCTAGACCTGTAGATCTAGACCTgtagacctggacctggaccacctAGACCTGTAGATCTAGACCTGTAGACCTGGACCACCTAGACCTGTAGATCTAGACCTgtagacctggacctggaccacctAGACCTGTAGATCTAGACCTGTagacctggacctgaaccaCCTACACCTGTAGACTTAGACCTTCACCACCTAGAACTAGAACAATTAGACCTGTAGACCTAGACCTAAAGAACTGGACCTGTAGACCTGGACCATgtagacctggacctggactacCTCGACCTGTAGACCTAGATCTGGACCACTTAGACCTGTAGGCCTAGACCTGGACTACCTAGACCTGCAGACCTGGACCACCTAGACCTGTAGACCTGGACTACCTAGACCTGTAGACCTGGACCATCTAGACCTGTAGACCTAGACCTGagccacctggacctggaccacctAGACCTGTAGACGTTGACCTGGAACACCTAGACCTGGACTACCCAGACCTGCAAATGTAGACCTTTAGACCCACACCTGTAGACCTGGACCTTTAGACCTCGACCTGGACCACCTAGACCTAAAGACATAGACCTGTGGACCTAGACCAAGACCACCTAGATCTGTAGACCTGCACCTGGACCACCTTGACCTTTAGAAGTAGACCACCTAGACCTGGACCGCCTAGACGTGTAGAGCTAGACCTAGACCTGGACTACCGAGACCTTTAGACTTAGACCTGTAGACCCAGGACTGCATCCCCCCGATCTGTGGAGCCTGGACCTACAGAAGGACCAGGACTTCTTCAACTGCACCCCCTGGAACTGTAGAACCTAGACCTGGAGGACCAAGACCAGTGCAACCCAGACCAGTAGAACCCGGAAGGTGCTCTCTCTAAAAGAGGGTCCCAGCCAGACCGGTTCTTGGTTCTACTGCTGCTTCGCTCCCGTTTTCGGCCTGATAGAAAAGCTTCCTGCAGTGTGGTCTGCAATCCTCCAGGGGGCGCTGGTGCACCACTAATAACTCCACCCGCTGCTGGCCGGCCCACGGCTTGTGCGGTGTGGTTTGGagccctgcagggggcagtgttgcaCCGCCACTAACGTGATACTCCGTGTGTTTGTATGCTTTGTGAAGAGGCGGGCAGATTCTGTCCGCTTTGTCCATTAAATAAAGTATTTATTGTTAAGAATTTATGATTGTTATTTTAGGTTATTTtaggatattttttttcttcaaacaactcttttattattaatatttttctcAACGTgttataatttaatttatttaattaaaaaacagatCCTGACGGTTGCGCTTCCTGTCGCGGCaatgtgggcggggcttggttGTCACTACATCCACTTCCGGCCCCGAGAACGCTCCTTCCGGTTTTGACTCCGTCGCTGTTTGTAGGTGAGCCAAACAACCGAGCGGGGAGAAACTCTGCAATCCGCGTCAAATCTCCTCCATCCGCCTCCATCCGACGCTttccccgccgccgctcctccgcgcGGACTCCACCGGAGCTCCGCGGAGCGGTCTCGCGGCGGAAATGTGGATTTTTGAACGGGGTTGTGTTGATGTGTTTCAGACATGGCGATCCGCTACCCCATGGCCGTCGGCCTCAACAAGGGCCACCCCGTCACCAAGAACGTGACGGCGCCGAAACACAGCCGCCGGCGCGGGGTAAGAGCGGACCGGGGAGCCggggagggggtgggtgggCGGGCGGGTGGTGGAGCTAACGGCTAACCGGGAAGCTAACGCGCTCtccggttcctcctcctcctccagcggctcACCAAGCACAGCAAGTTCGTGCGGGACATGATCCGCGAGGTGTGCGGCTTCGCGCCGTACGAGCGCCGCGCGATGGAGCTGCTCAAGGTGTCCAAGGACAAGCGCGCGCTCAAGTTCATCAAGAAGAGGGTGAGTTGATGTGGAAAAGAGCGCGCGCGGAGCCGTCTCTTGTAGTTCTCGCTGACGGAACCCTCTCTTGTTGTTCCCGGCAGATCGGGACCCACATCCGGGccaagaggaagagggaggagctCAGCAACGTGCTGGCCGCCATGAGGAAGGCCGCCGCCAAGAAGGACTAAAAGctgttgttaataataataataataaaaaaaaaaaaaaagaccctgtTCCGCACTCAGCCCGTCTCCTCGTTGTTTGTTTACTCTCTGAAACctccgctccctccctcccccttgTCCTCCTTCTCTCGTCACGTTACGCATTTACGTCGTCGCCTCGCTTCGACGCATTTTACGTCGTTGCCAGTGGTGACGCGTCGCTGCGTCgcgcaggccccgccccccctcctcctcccgtaTATTTAGCTTGATTGCATTAAGGGATCAGAAGCAAACGGCTGCTAACCCGCGGCCGAGCTAACGGTAACGGGGACGCAGCGGGCTTGCAGCgtctctttccccccccccccctgacgccgccgccgccgccgcattcCGGGCTCCGTCCTCCCCCGCGAGCAGCGCGCCGACATGTCCGCAGACGACGACCGGGCCAAGGAGATCCTCAAGGGCTTCAAACTGTATCCTTTCCCCGGCTggaggagcctcctcctccgccgccgccgccgcggtctccctccctccctccccccctcccgctAGCTCcgccgttagcatgctaacatgct
Proteins encoded in this window:
- the rpl36 gene encoding large ribosomal subunit protein eL36, translated to MAIRYPMAVGLNKGHPVTKNVTAPKHSRRRGRLTKHSKFVRDMIREVCGFAPYERRAMELLKVSKDKRALKFIKKRIGTHIRAKRKREELSNVLAAMRKAAAKKD